The following is a genomic window from Candidatus Nitrosotenuis cloacae.
GACTGACGGATTCGGACGGGAATTACCGCGTATCATGGGAGATAGGCGGCGACGTGCCGAATCTGAAAAAGTTTCTCGTATACGTTGATGCGACTGACGGCCTCTCATCTAGCAGCAAGGTGTTTGCGTTCGAGGTGTACTGCCTGTGTAGGGAGGCAGACTGCAAGTGCCGCACCTAGGCTTTCAAAAAATTTAAGATATTGCCAAGATGCGTTCTCACATTGTTGGACTTGTCGTTTAGAACCGGCGTGCTGTGCGCGTTCTTGGCAGCCGTACTGTTTGGCATGATATCGGTGGTGGCAAAGCCGACCGTTGCCGCAGTCAACCCCATTTTGCTTTCCGCTTTTGTCTATCTGATCGGCGCCGCAACCATGACTGGAATAGCAGGCGTCAGATTCCCACGAGTCGGCAAAAGGCACTACCTGCTGCTGGTTGCAAGCGGCATCTCAGGCGGTGTGATTGCACCGCTGCTGTACTTTTTTGGCCTGTCACAGACCACCGCATCGGACACGTCGGTAATATCAAACTCGGAGATCGTGTTTTCGATAATTCTTGCCATACTGTTCTTCAGGGAAAAGGTGAAGAGGCGCGGCTACCTTGCCATGCTTTTGGTCTTTGCGGGAATATTTCTTGTCGCAACGGATCTCAGGTTTTCAGGATCAGCCTTTGATCTCAACGTAGGCAACATGCTCATACTTGCATCGTCGGTATTTTGGGGAATTGACAACAACATAAGCAGGATGCTCACCAA
Proteins encoded in this region:
- a CDS encoding DMT family transporter, which codes for MLDLSFRTGVLCAFLAAVLFGMISVVAKPTVAAVNPILLSAFVYLIGAATMTGIAGVRFPRVGKRHYLLLVASGISGGVIAPLLYFFGLSQTTASDTSVISNSEIVFSIILAILFFREKVKRRGYLAMLLVFAGIFLVATDLRFSGSAFDLNVGNMLILASSVFWGIDNNISRMLTKRFENSAKIAQLKSAIGGGILFCIVLAMQIPIMADASQIPSIILLGAGGFAASLFFFLSALRRIGTVKTILIFSLFSPIGLAASAVFLHEEIGMYQIAATVMMILGIYLVLKTTKQT